From Amycolatopsis sp. cg9, one genomic window encodes:
- a CDS encoding BTAD domain-containing putative transcriptional regulator produces MPGDADSGLRVGVLGPLRAWRGAAEIGLGPARQRAIFAVLAVNAGRPVPRAELIAGVWGDAAPASVEGSVHTYVSGLRRALEPDRSRWSAASVLVSDPAGYSLLLAEDALDAAVFERHREHARRHFDGGDPRAAVEELDAALALWQGEALSGVPGGFAERHREYLAELRLNTLERRAEAVLALGGHLDLAPELAVLAGEHPLRESLRESLMLALYRSGRHADALDVFRDARATLVEELGVEPGPALQRLHQRILAQDPGLDAPTAPIVVTGHRLFGREAETKTLAELVAGVRAGRGRAVWIEGEAGIGKSELLAGSLPDGPGYQRLSAAADELSTRFPLQVILECLAIDVHSADPRRARVAQELAGEGPVRRSWGPADPVLGAVDRLLALVDELCAHSPQVLVIDDLQWADEASVLVWHRLCAATRQLPLLLVAATRPAPDRAELAQLRRGVQARDGVVLDLAPLTGEDVGRLIEDRIGAPPGPGLRELAARGAGNPLYVKEMVDVLLRAGAVEVSGGEADVDDPAEFEAPSSLVAAVDRRLDFLTARTQEVLRWGALLGMEFAVGDVAAVLGSRPSDLLEPLEEAVAANVLIDTGTQLAFRHPLLRQALYDRLPAATRAALHRQAAEALAGIGAPVKRVAEQLVAAPATVDEWVLDWLAGHHAAVSNRAPLIAVELLERALAAGAGPRREVLLVALVKVLFRLERSPETQAQQAIEVATDPDAVEEMRHIAAALRHRRGDTEGAVATLAGVVDDPAVPEIWRVKHRQLLANFRRGDLSDLDAAEKAARETKALAGGDRYVTAHALQTLWLLDSVRREHDRALGHVDAAIEAVGDEHELADLHLDLLDNRVFTLQNLDRLAEAGDALRAAGEVAARHALPVGLQVSAAVHRYWEGRWDEALVELDTVIEDGPAITFYGLREPGPAALLLHGVAALIAGRRDDRAQAAAHLDAAEEYAPATGAERESFDFLLVADALAAEQRGDRVRALTVLEPILNPTYAAMMLRHQWLPAFVRLAMEQDDPVRARRALDVCEEEAAKERRPARAHAAASWCRGLIEEDPAAVLATAEHFRAVGRRPELATALEDAAVLLARAGRLDAAHAAFEEAAELYTALSARWDLRRAETRLRRLGVRRGALFSPIRPGHGWDSLTPIEVRIAGLVAEGRSNPDIAAELSLPRRTVQAHVARLLGKLETPSRSGVADAVRRRT; encoded by the coding sequence ATGCCAGGGGATGCGGACAGCGGCCTGCGGGTGGGTGTGCTCGGCCCGCTGCGGGCCTGGCGCGGGGCGGCCGAAATCGGCCTCGGCCCCGCGCGTCAGCGTGCCATCTTCGCCGTGCTCGCGGTCAACGCCGGGCGGCCGGTCCCCCGCGCCGAGCTGATCGCCGGCGTCTGGGGCGACGCCGCACCCGCGAGCGTCGAGGGCAGCGTCCACACCTACGTCTCCGGGTTGCGCCGCGCGCTCGAACCGGACCGCTCGCGCTGGTCGGCGGCCAGTGTCCTGGTGTCGGATCCGGCCGGGTACTCGCTGCTGCTCGCCGAAGACGCGCTGGACGCCGCCGTGTTCGAACGGCACCGCGAGCACGCCCGGCGCCACTTCGACGGGGGCGATCCGCGGGCCGCCGTCGAAGAACTCGACGCCGCCCTCGCGCTCTGGCAGGGTGAAGCGCTTTCCGGCGTGCCGGGCGGGTTCGCCGAGCGGCACCGCGAATACCTCGCCGAGCTGCGGCTGAACACCCTCGAACGACGGGCCGAAGCGGTGCTGGCCCTCGGCGGGCACCTCGACCTCGCGCCGGAGCTGGCCGTGCTGGCCGGCGAGCACCCGCTGCGGGAATCCCTGCGCGAGTCGCTCATGCTCGCCCTCTACCGCAGCGGGCGGCACGCCGACGCGCTCGACGTCTTCCGCGACGCCCGCGCCACGCTCGTCGAGGAGCTCGGCGTCGAGCCCGGTCCGGCGCTGCAGCGGCTGCACCAGCGGATCCTCGCCCAGGACCCCGGGCTCGACGCGCCCACGGCGCCGATCGTCGTCACCGGGCACCGGCTGTTCGGCCGGGAAGCCGAAACCAAGACCCTCGCCGAGCTCGTCGCCGGCGTCCGCGCCGGCCGCGGGCGAGCCGTCTGGATCGAAGGCGAAGCGGGCATCGGCAAGTCCGAGCTGCTCGCCGGCTCGCTGCCGGACGGCCCCGGCTACCAGCGGCTTTCCGCCGCCGCGGACGAGCTGAGCACCCGGTTCCCGCTGCAGGTCATCCTGGAGTGCCTGGCGATCGACGTGCATTCGGCCGACCCGCGGCGCGCGCGGGTGGCGCAGGAGCTCGCCGGCGAAGGCCCGGTGCGGCGCAGCTGGGGCCCGGCCGACCCGGTGCTCGGCGCCGTCGACCGGCTGCTGGCCCTGGTCGACGAGCTCTGCGCGCACTCGCCGCAGGTGCTGGTGATCGACGACCTCCAGTGGGCGGACGAGGCGTCCGTGCTGGTCTGGCACCGGCTCTGCGCGGCGACCCGGCAGCTGCCGCTGCTGCTGGTGGCCGCGACCCGCCCGGCACCGGACCGCGCCGAGCTCGCCCAGCTGCGCCGCGGGGTCCAGGCGCGCGACGGCGTCGTCCTCGACCTCGCGCCGCTGACCGGCGAAGACGTCGGCAGGCTGATCGAGGACCGGATCGGGGCACCGCCCGGGCCGGGGCTGCGCGAGCTGGCCGCTCGTGGCGCCGGGAACCCGTTGTACGTCAAGGAGATGGTCGACGTCCTGCTGCGCGCCGGCGCGGTCGAGGTGAGCGGGGGCGAGGCCGACGTCGACGACCCGGCCGAGTTCGAGGCGCCGAGTTCGCTGGTCGCCGCGGTCGACCGGCGGCTGGACTTCCTCACCGCGCGGACGCAGGAAGTGCTGCGCTGGGGTGCGTTGCTGGGCATGGAGTTCGCGGTCGGGGACGTCGCCGCGGTGCTCGGCAGCCGGCCGTCGGACCTGCTGGAGCCGCTCGAAGAAGCCGTCGCGGCGAACGTCCTCATCGACACCGGGACGCAGCTCGCGTTCCGCCACCCGTTGCTGCGTCAGGCGCTCTACGACCGGTTGCCCGCCGCGACGCGGGCGGCGCTGCACCGGCAGGCGGCCGAGGCGCTCGCCGGGATCGGCGCGCCGGTGAAGCGGGTCGCCGAACAGCTGGTGGCCGCACCGGCCACAGTGGACGAATGGGTGCTGGACTGGCTGGCCGGGCACCACGCCGCCGTCTCCAACCGGGCGCCGCTGATCGCCGTCGAGCTGCTGGAACGGGCGCTGGCCGCCGGGGCCGGTCCGCGCCGGGAGGTGCTGCTCGTCGCGCTGGTCAAAGTGCTGTTCCGGCTGGAGCGCAGCCCGGAAACCCAAGCGCAGCAGGCCATCGAGGTCGCCACCGACCCGGACGCCGTCGAGGAGATGCGGCACATCGCCGCGGCGTTGCGGCACCGCCGTGGCGACACCGAAGGCGCGGTCGCCACACTGGCCGGCGTGGTCGACGACCCCGCCGTGCCCGAGATCTGGCGGGTCAAGCACCGGCAGCTGCTGGCCAACTTCCGCCGCGGCGATCTGTCCGATTTGGACGCCGCGGAAAAGGCGGCGCGCGAGACGAAGGCGCTCGCCGGCGGCGACCGGTACGTGACCGCGCACGCGCTGCAGACGTTGTGGCTGCTCGATTCGGTGCGCCGCGAGCACGACCGCGCGCTCGGCCACGTCGACGCGGCGATCGAGGCCGTCGGCGACGAGCACGAGCTGGCCGACCTGCACCTCGACCTGCTCGACAACCGCGTCTTCACGCTGCAGAACCTCGACCGCCTGGCCGAGGCGGGCGACGCCCTGCGCGCGGCGGGGGAAGTCGCGGCGCGGCACGCGCTGCCGGTCGGGCTGCAGGTGTCCGCGGCGGTGCACCGGTACTGGGAAGGCCGCTGGGACGAGGCGCTGGTCGAGCTGGACACGGTCATCGAGGACGGCCCGGCGATCACGTTCTACGGCCTGCGCGAGCCCGGCCCGGCCGCGCTGCTGCTGCACGGCGTCGCGGCGCTGATCGCGGGCCGCCGCGACGACCGGGCCCAGGCCGCGGCCCACCTCGACGCGGCGGAGGAGTACGCCCCGGCCACCGGCGCCGAGCGCGAGAGCTTCGACTTCCTGCTGGTCGCCGACGCCCTCGCGGCCGAACAGCGCGGCGACCGGGTCCGCGCGCTGACCGTCCTCGAGCCGATCCTGAACCCGACGTACGCGGCGATGATGCTGCGGCACCAGTGGCTGCCCGCGTTCGTGCGGCTGGCGATGGAACAGGACGACCCCGTCCGCGCCCGCCGCGCGCTCGACGTCTGCGAGGAAGAGGCGGCGAAGGAACGGCGGCCGGCCCGGGCGCACGCGGCGGCTTCGTGGTGCCGCGGGCTGATCGAGGAGGACCCGGCCGCGGTGCTGGCCACGGCGGAGCACTTCCGCGCGGTCGGCCGCCGCCCGGAACTGGCGACGGCGCTGGAGGACGCGGCCGTGCTGCTGGCCCGCGCGGGACGGCTGGACGCGGCGCACGCGGCGTTCGAGGAGGCCGCCGAGCTGTACACGGCGTTGTCCGCGCGCTGGGACCTGCGGCGCGCGGAAACCCGCCTGCGCCGCCTCGGGGTCCGGCGCGGCGCGCTGTTCTCGCCGATCCGGCCCGGGCACGGCTGGGACTCGCTCACGCCGATCGAGGTCCGCATCGCCGGCCTGGTCGCCGAAGGCCGGTCCAACCCGGACATCGCGGCCGAGCTGTCCCTGCCGCGGCGGACGGTCCAGGCGCACGTGGCCCGGCTCCTCGGGAAACTGGAGACGCCGTCACGCTCCGGTGTCGCCGATGCCGTCCGGCGGCGCACCTAG
- a CDS encoding GH1 family beta-glucosidase, which produces MTGPEFPPGFLWGAATASYQVEGGVGEGGRGPSIWDTFAAVDGKVLGGATGDVACDHYHRYPEDVGLLADLGLNAYRFSVAWPRVMPDGRTKSAAGLAFYDRLVDELLSRDVVPVLTLYHWDLPQALEDDGGWPERDTAQRFADYAVVVHDALGDRVNQWTTVNEPFCAAFLGYGSGVHAPGVQDHDTALVAAHHLLLGHGLATRALTEQARPGHEFSLALNFAPAIADGDTPAHREAARKFDGIHNRFFLDPLLGKGYPEDVRADVEHHGGRFAAAVRDGDTDVIAAAIDWLGVNYYAPARVTPLEDPLSPGNCPLPGLRGLDVLPAPPPLTAFGWEQSPGTLTELLSWIHDRSGGLPLVVAENGASFVDEVVDGRVHDDDRVRYFAEHLAAVRDAVRGGADVRGYFAWSLLDNFEWAMGYSQRFGLVHVDFDTQRRTVKDSGRFLGRVAKANALGAPPDGIGDTGA; this is translated from the coding sequence CCCGAATTCCCCCCGGGGTTCCTGTGGGGCGCGGCGACCGCGTCGTACCAGGTGGAAGGCGGCGTCGGCGAAGGCGGCCGCGGGCCGTCCATTTGGGACACGTTCGCGGCCGTGGACGGCAAGGTGCTCGGCGGCGCGACCGGCGACGTCGCCTGCGACCACTACCACCGCTACCCCGAAGACGTCGGCCTGCTGGCGGATCTCGGCCTGAACGCCTACCGCTTCTCGGTCGCCTGGCCGCGCGTGATGCCGGACGGGCGGACGAAGTCGGCGGCCGGCCTCGCCTTCTACGACCGGCTGGTCGACGAGCTGCTGAGCCGCGACGTCGTCCCGGTGCTGACGCTCTACCACTGGGACCTGCCGCAGGCGCTGGAAGACGACGGCGGCTGGCCGGAACGCGACACCGCTCAGCGGTTCGCCGACTACGCGGTGGTCGTGCACGACGCGCTCGGCGACCGCGTGAACCAGTGGACGACGGTCAACGAGCCGTTCTGCGCGGCCTTCCTCGGCTACGGCAGCGGGGTGCACGCGCCGGGCGTCCAGGACCACGACACCGCGTTGGTCGCGGCGCACCACCTGCTTCTCGGGCACGGCTTGGCGACGCGCGCGCTCACCGAGCAGGCGCGGCCCGGCCACGAGTTCTCGCTGGCGCTGAACTTCGCCCCGGCGATCGCGGACGGCGACACCCCGGCCCACCGCGAAGCGGCCCGGAAGTTCGACGGCATCCACAACCGGTTCTTCCTGGACCCCTTGCTGGGCAAGGGATATCCCGAAGACGTCCGGGCGGACGTCGAGCACCACGGCGGCCGGTTCGCCGCGGCCGTGCGCGACGGCGACACCGACGTCATCGCGGCGGCGATCGACTGGCTGGGCGTGAACTACTACGCCCCCGCGCGCGTCACCCCGCTCGAAGACCCGCTGAGCCCGGGCAACTGCCCGCTGCCCGGCTTGCGCGGCCTGGACGTGCTGCCCGCGCCGCCGCCGCTGACGGCGTTCGGCTGGGAGCAGTCGCCGGGCACGCTGACCGAGCTGCTGTCGTGGATCCACGACCGGTCCGGCGGGCTGCCACTGGTCGTCGCCGAGAACGGTGCGTCCTTTGTGGACGAAGTGGTCGACGGCCGGGTCCACGACGACGACCGCGTCCGCTACTTCGCCGAGCACCTGGCGGCGGTGCGCGACGCCGTCCGCGGCGGCGCCGACGTCCGCGGGTACTTCGCCTGGTCGCTGCTCGACAACTTCGAGTGGGCGATGGGGTACTCGCAGCGCTTCGGCCTGGTGCACGTCGACTTCGACACCCAGCGGCGGACCGTCAAGGACTCCGGCCGGTTCCTCGGCCGGGTCGCGAAGGCCAACGCGCTAGGTGCGCCGCCGGACGGCATCGGCGACACCGGAGCGTGA
- a CDS encoding WXG100 family type VII secretion target, protein MATAAPTDEMRRAAARFAHTIEAARARLRDVNSEMAMVQASWRGESAVRFGQAMSDWEQEFDVILSRLNRLLETTGGGPVPRQRVP, encoded by the coding sequence ATGGCCACAGCCGCGCCGACGGACGAGATGCGGCGCGCCGCCGCCCGCTTCGCGCACACCATCGAAGCGGCCCGCGCCCGGCTCCGCGACGTCAACAGCGAGATGGCGATGGTGCAGGCGTCGTGGCGGGGCGAGTCGGCGGTGCGCTTCGGCCAGGCGATGAGCGACTGGGAGCAGGAGTTCGACGTGATCCTTTCGCGGCTGAACCGCCTGCTCGAGACGACCGGCGGCGGCCCGGTGCCGCGGCAGCGCGTGCCGTGA
- a CDS encoding LuxR C-terminal-related transcriptional regulator — protein sequence MKPVEVTVLASDPITHAGAESLLESHPDVRVTDLVPDVLLVMEEHVTETVLGEIRAAKASHVVLVVEHFRESDLMSVLECGVVAILPRRETGGAELVTAVLAAGDGTANLPPRLQGALLSQVQRMRKDVLEPNGLTLSGLAARECDVLRLVAEGFGTEEIAAKLCYSERTVKNVLYGLMTRCGLNNRAHAVAYALRAGAI from the coding sequence ATGAAGCCCGTGGAAGTGACCGTCCTCGCCTCGGACCCGATCACGCACGCCGGCGCCGAGAGCCTGCTGGAGTCCCATCCGGACGTCCGGGTGACCGACCTGGTCCCGGACGTCCTGCTGGTGATGGAGGAGCACGTCACCGAGACCGTGCTGGGCGAGATCCGCGCGGCCAAGGCGTCCCACGTGGTGCTGGTCGTCGAGCACTTCCGCGAGAGCGACCTGATGTCGGTGCTGGAGTGCGGGGTCGTGGCGATCCTGCCGCGGCGCGAAACGGGCGGCGCCGAGCTGGTGACGGCGGTGCTCGCCGCGGGCGACGGCACGGCCAACCTGCCGCCGCGGCTGCAGGGGGCGCTGCTCTCGCAGGTCCAGCGGATGCGCAAGGACGTCCTGGAGCCGAACGGGCTCACGCTGTCCGGGCTCGCCGCGCGCGAGTGCGACGTCCTGCGGCTGGTCGCCGAGGGTTTCGGGACCGAGGAGATCGCGGCGAAGCTGTGCTACTCCGAGCGGACGGTGAAGAACGTCCTCTACGGCCTGATGACCCGCTGCGGCCTCAACAACCGCGCGCACGCCGTCGCCTACGCGCTGCGAGCGGGCGCCATCTGA
- a CDS encoding BTAD domain-containing putative transcriptional regulator produces MSAADGSAPRLQLLGPVKAWHGEVELDLGSAHRRTVLAALAVNPNRTVSREELIDAVWGEAPPQSAQGSIYTYVSGLRRALEPGRAKGEGPQLLASIGSGYSLRLDAGAIDVHRFEALREQAQRKQSAGDLRGAREALEEALGLWHGVPLSGLPGPFAAAQRARLTEVRLATVERRAEVVLESGGHAELVAELTALTREHPFRETLRGLLMRALVRADRRTEAIAVYTDVRDRLVEASGTEPGPALRRLYDQLREKPAAAPESKPAPPARPARLPVAAVPERADLFLGREAELARLREAVDGLGAGIGRSVWLEGEPGSGRTALLAEVLAMVPDFQPAFAAADALDQRFALRPLLDALGVHQGAAGHRAVLAARLAEQPGEDPVDGLLALVRELCAEAPLVLVVDDLHWADDTTLRVWRYLSRETRQLPLLLVGACRPVPRPAALDELRAELDNDDTTVLALPPLTDGAARELATELVGAPPGPGLQLLVSYAAGNPRYTREIVETLLAQSMIVLDGVHAHLDGNSCQSIPAPLGSRITLYLSFLSSGTRDTLRWAAMLGREFSLSDIAVATERPPTALVGAVDEAIASGVLVESGDRLAFRHPLVRRVLYEKTPAAMRVALHRQLAEAFAAAGAPAVRVAEQLAAAPAQVDPWVTTWLLDHIGTVATETPRIAVDLLRHAVTQGTLAPDARETLTATLARLLFWLGREPEAEARSVVARTNDSRRAAEMRWILAYVYYRRGDFAEATAELKRTLDDTDVPEMWRGRHESLLATLERLGEETALAPAGLHPLDDAALSVPKLDSLDEAAEPLDAARRIAATRAVPGEMHLAGAVHYYWLGRWPEALEELDAVIRDGAETASYVLRSPGSALLVHGVGALIAGHRGDRDQARTHLDAADRRQWPPGLEPDGGDFLLAARALLAEQDGRPEAALAALLPLLEENYPPAARHQWLPDLVRLAVRLGEPQRAHQALRLLDVDGDAPPAHAAAAAHCRGLVTGDPEPVLTAAGHYRAAGRLLKQAKATEDAAILLAEADRLAEARTAFRTALTAYTGMGAVWDVRRAEGRMQPFGIRRAHAVRSRAVAGE; encoded by the coding sequence ATGTCGGCTGCGGACGGCTCCGCACCGAGACTCCAGCTGCTCGGCCCGGTCAAGGCGTGGCACGGCGAAGTGGAGCTCGACCTCGGCTCCGCGCACCGGCGGACGGTCCTCGCCGCACTGGCGGTGAACCCGAACCGCACGGTCTCGCGCGAGGAGCTGATCGACGCCGTCTGGGGTGAAGCGCCGCCGCAGAGCGCGCAGGGCTCCATCTACACCTACGTCTCCGGCCTGCGGCGGGCGCTCGAACCCGGCCGCGCCAAGGGCGAAGGCCCGCAGCTGCTCGCGTCGATCGGGTCCGGCTACTCGCTGCGCCTCGACGCCGGCGCGATCGACGTCCACCGGTTCGAGGCCCTGCGCGAGCAGGCGCAGCGCAAGCAGTCGGCCGGTGATCTCCGCGGGGCTCGCGAGGCGCTCGAGGAAGCGCTCGGGCTCTGGCACGGCGTCCCGCTGTCCGGCCTGCCCGGGCCGTTCGCCGCGGCCCAGCGCGCGCGGCTCACCGAGGTGCGGCTCGCGACGGTCGAGCGGCGCGCCGAAGTCGTCCTGGAGTCGGGCGGGCACGCGGAGCTCGTCGCCGAGCTGACCGCGCTGACCCGCGAGCACCCGTTCCGCGAAACGCTGCGCGGGCTGCTGATGCGGGCCCTGGTCCGGGCCGACCGGCGGACCGAGGCGATCGCCGTGTACACCGACGTCCGCGACCGGCTCGTCGAGGCGTCCGGCACCGAGCCCGGCCCGGCGCTGCGGCGGCTGTACGACCAGCTGCGGGAAAAGCCCGCGGCCGCCCCGGAATCGAAGCCCGCGCCGCCCGCGCGCCCGGCCCGGCTCCCGGTCGCGGCGGTGCCCGAGCGCGCCGACCTCTTCCTCGGCCGGGAAGCCGAGCTGGCGCGGCTCCGCGAAGCCGTCGACGGGCTCGGCGCCGGGATCGGCCGGTCGGTGTGGCTCGAGGGCGAGCCCGGCAGCGGCCGGACGGCGCTGCTGGCCGAGGTGCTCGCCATGGTGCCGGACTTCCAGCCCGCCTTCGCCGCCGCGGACGCGCTCGACCAGCGGTTCGCCCTGCGGCCGTTGCTCGACGCGCTGGGCGTGCACCAGGGGGCCGCCGGGCACCGCGCCGTCCTGGCCGCCCGGCTCGCCGAGCAGCCGGGCGAAGATCCCGTCGACGGCCTGCTCGCGCTGGTCCGCGAGCTGTGCGCGGAAGCGCCGCTGGTGCTCGTGGTCGACGACCTGCACTGGGCCGACGACACCACCCTGCGCGTCTGGCGGTACCTGAGCCGGGAGACGCGGCAGCTGCCGCTGCTGCTCGTCGGCGCCTGCCGCCCGGTGCCACGACCGGCCGCGCTCGACGAGCTCCGAGCTGAGCTTGACAACGATGACACGACCGTCCTGGCGCTGCCGCCGCTGACCGACGGCGCCGCCCGGGAGCTGGCCACCGAGCTGGTCGGCGCGCCGCCCGGGCCGGGCCTGCAGCTGCTCGTGTCCTACGCGGCCGGAAACCCGCGCTACACCAGGGAAATCGTCGAGACGCTGCTGGCGCAGTCGATGATCGTGCTCGACGGCGTCCACGCGCACCTGGACGGCAACTCGTGCCAGAGCATCCCGGCGCCGCTGGGGTCGCGGATCACGCTGTACCTGAGCTTCCTCTCCAGCGGCACGCGCGACACGCTGCGCTGGGCCGCGATGCTGGGCCGCGAGTTCTCGCTGTCGGACATCGCCGTCGCCACCGAACGGCCGCCGACGGCGCTGGTCGGCGCGGTCGACGAAGCGATCGCCTCCGGGGTGCTCGTCGAGTCGGGCGACCGGCTGGCGTTCCGGCACCCGCTGGTGCGCCGGGTGCTCTACGAAAAGACGCCGGCGGCGATGCGCGTGGCGCTGCACCGGCAGCTGGCGGAGGCGTTCGCGGCGGCGGGGGCGCCCGCCGTCCGGGTCGCCGAGCAGCTCGCCGCCGCACCCGCGCAGGTCGACCCGTGGGTGACCACGTGGCTGCTCGACCACATCGGGACGGTCGCCACCGAGACCCCGCGGATCGCCGTGGACCTGCTGCGCCACGCCGTCACGCAGGGCACGCTGGCGCCGGACGCGCGCGAGACGCTGACCGCGACCCTGGCCCGGCTGCTGTTCTGGCTCGGCCGGGAGCCCGAGGCCGAGGCGCGGTCGGTCGTGGCGCGGACGAACGACAGCAGGCGCGCGGCCGAGATGCGCTGGATCCTGGCCTACGTCTACTACCGCCGCGGCGACTTCGCCGAGGCGACCGCCGAGCTGAAGCGGACCCTCGACGACACCGACGTCCCGGAGATGTGGCGCGGGCGGCACGAGTCCCTGCTGGCCACGTTGGAGCGCCTCGGCGAGGAAACGGCCTTGGCGCCCGCCGGGCTGCACCCGCTGGACGACGCGGCGCTGTCCGTGCCGAAGCTCGACAGCCTCGACGAGGCCGCGGAGCCGCTCGACGCCGCCCGCCGGATCGCCGCGACCCGCGCGGTGCCGGGCGAGATGCACCTGGCCGGCGCGGTGCACTACTACTGGCTGGGCCGCTGGCCCGAAGCGCTCGAAGAGCTGGACGCGGTGATCCGCGACGGTGCGGAAACGGCGTCGTACGTGCTGCGCAGCCCCGGGTCGGCACTGCTGGTGCACGGCGTCGGCGCCCTGATCGCCGGTCACCGCGGTGACCGGGACCAGGCCCGGACGCACCTCGACGCGGCCGACCGCCGGCAGTGGCCACCGGGCCTCGAGCCCGACGGCGGCGACTTCCTGCTCGCGGCCCGCGCGTTGCTGGCCGAGCAGGACGGCCGGCCGGAGGCGGCGCTGGCCGCGTTGCTGCCGCTGCTGGAGGAGAACTACCCGCCCGCGGCCCGCCACCAGTGGCTCCCGGACCTGGTCCGGCTCGCGGTGCGGCTCGGCGAACCGCAGCGCGCCCATCAGGCGCTGCGCCTGCTCGACGTCGACGGCGACGCCCCACCGGCCCACGCGGCGGCGGCCGCGCACTGCCGCGGCCTGGTGACCGGCGACCCCGAGCCGGTGCTCACCGCCGCCGGGCACTACCGCGCGGCCGGCCGGCTGCTCAAGCAGGCGAAGGCGACGGAGGACGCGGCGATCCTGCTGGCCGAGGCCGACCGGCTGGCCGAAGCGCGCACGGCGTTCCGCACCGCGCTGACGGCGTACACCGGGATGGGCGCGGTGTGGGACGTCCGGCGCGCGGAGGGCCGCATGCAGCCGTTCGGCATCCGCCGAGCCCACGCGGTCCGCTCCCGCGCCGTCGCCGGCGAGTGA
- a CDS encoding WXG100 family type VII secretion target has protein sequence MTRQELEFSFAGLVLDRMGSIAGELGELLAELEADVEPGLAGWTGAAQEEYARAKREWARAAERMPGCLERARTAFGELETSSRA, from the coding sequence GTGACGCGCCAGGAGCTCGAATTCAGCTTCGCCGGTCTCGTGCTCGACCGGATGGGGTCGATCGCCGGCGAGCTCGGCGAGCTGCTCGCCGAGCTTGAAGCGGACGTGGAGCCGGGGCTGGCCGGCTGGACCGGAGCGGCGCAGGAGGAGTACGCGCGGGCCAAGCGCGAGTGGGCGCGGGCCGCCGAGCGGATGCCGGGGTGCCTGGAGCGGGCGCGGACGGCGTTCGGGGAGCTGGAGACGTCTTCACGCGCGTGA